TTTCGCCGTTGTTACGATGACAATATCCATACCGCGGACTTTATCAACTTTATCATACTCGATCTCTGGGAAGATCAATTGCTCTTTCAGACCCAGTGTGTAGTTACCACGTCCGTCGAAAGCTTTGCTCGATACACCGCGGAAGTCGCGGACACGAGGAAGCGTAACGTTGAACAGTTTATCGAGGAAGAAGTACATACGCTCGCCGCGCAATGTTACTTTCACACCGATAGGCATATTCTCACGCAGTTTGAATCCTGCGATAGATTTTTTTGCACGAGTGATTACAGGTTTTTGACCTGCGATCAGTTGCAAATCGTTTACTGCGGAATCCAACACTTTGGAGTTTTGGACAGCGTCGCCCACACCCATGTTGATAACGATTTTCTCGATTTTCGGCACTTGCATTACCGTTGTATAGTTAAACTTCTGCATCAAAGCAGGAGCGATTTCTTGCAGGTAACGTTCTTTCATTCTTGATGCCATGAATCATAGCCCTCCTTTCTCATTCGGTTCAATTAGTCGATAATTTCTCCGGAACGTTTAGCAACGCGCACTTTCTTTCCGTTATCCAAAACTTTGTAACCTACACGGGTTACTTTTCCGCTCTTCGGATCGATGTGCATTACGTTGGAAACGTGAATCGGAGCTTCCTTCTCGATAATGCCGCCTTGCGGATTTTGCTGGTTAGGCTTCTGGTGTTTTTTCACCATGTTAACACCTTCCACAAGGACGCGGTTCTCACGAGGATAAGCAGCGATGACACGGCCTTTTTTACCTTTGTCTTTACCGCTGATCACCATAACCGTATCTTCCTTTTTAACGTGAAGTTTGTTGTTATGGGATTCCAGAACTTTTTTCACTCTTGGCATTTCGTACACCTCCTGTTTCTAACATCACGAGATTAAGCTTTAGATAACTTCTGGAGCCAAGGAAACGATTTTCATGAAGTCTTTATCGCGAAGTTCGCGAGCAACTGGTCCGAAAATACGTGTTCCACGTGGGCTTCTGTCGTCTTTTACAACAACCGCTGCATTTTCATCAAAACCGATGTAGGAACCGTCTTTACGACGTACAGAACGTTTCGTACGAACGACAACCGCTCTAACTACATCACCTTTTTTGACAACGCCGCCTGGTGTTGCTTGTTTAACAGAACAAACGATCAGATCACCGATTTGAGCTGTACGACGTCCCGTACCGCCGAGTACGCGAATACACATCAGTTCCTTCGCACCGGAGTTGTCAGCCACAGTCAAACGTGTAAATGGTTGAATC
The window above is part of the Paenibacillus sp. 1781tsa1 genome. Proteins encoded here:
- the rplE gene encoding 50S ribosomal protein L5, which translates into the protein MASRMKERYLQEIAPALMQKFNYTTVMQVPKIEKIVINMGVGDAVQNSKVLDSAVNDLQLIAGQKPVITRAKKSIAGFKLRENMPIGVKVTLRGERMYFFLDKLFNVTLPRVRDFRGVSSKAFDGRGNYTLGLKEQLIFPEIEYDKVDKVRGMDIVIVTTAKTDEESRELLTQMGMPFVK
- the rplX gene encoding 50S ribosomal protein L24 produces the protein MPRVKKVLESHNNKLHVKKEDTVMVISGKDKGKKGRVIAAYPRENRVLVEGVNMVKKHQKPNQQNPQGGIIEKEAPIHVSNVMHIDPKSGKVTRVGYKVLDNGKKVRVAKRSGEIID
- the rplN gene encoding 50S ribosomal protein L14, with protein sequence MIQPFTRLTVADNSGAKELMCIRVLGGTGRRTAQIGDLIVCSVKQATPGGVVKKGDVVRAVVVRTKRSVRRKDGSYIGFDENAAVVVKDDRSPRGTRIFGPVARELRDKDFMKIVSLAPEVI